A region from the Populus trichocarpa isolate Nisqually-1 chromosome 18, P.trichocarpa_v4.1, whole genome shotgun sequence genome encodes:
- the LOC7461562 gene encoding receptor-like protein kinase 5, translating into MSEITPIVLLIHFLTLIHFLHANSQFHDQEQAVLLRLKQHWQNPLSLEQWTPSNSSHCTWPGVVCTDNYITQLILDNKNISGTIPPFLSDLKNLTFLNFSNNNIIGKFPVAVPNLSKLEILDLSQNYIVGTIPDDIDCLARLSYLNLYANNFSGNIPAAIGLLPELRTLRLYDNQFNGTFPPEIGNLSKLEELSMAHNGFSPSRLHSSFTQLKKLKMLWISGANLIGEIPQMIGEMVALEHLDLSSNKLTGNIPGSLFMLLNLRVLYLHKNKLSEEIPRVVEALNLTSVDLSVNNLTGTIPFDFGKLDKLSGLSLFSNQLSGEIPEGIGRLPALKDFKLFSNNLSGSIPPDLGRYSALERFEVCSNRLTGNLPEYLCHGGSLRGVVAFDNKLGGELPKSLENCSSLLVVRMSNNAFFGNIPVGLWTALNLQQLMISDNLFTGELPNEVSTSLSRLEISNNKFSGSVSIEGSSWRNLVVFNASNNQFTGTIPLELTALPNLTVLLLDKNQLTGALPPNIISWKSLNILNLSQNHLSGQIPEKFGFLTDLVKLDLSDNQFSGKIPPQLGSLRLVFLNLSSNNLMGKIPTEYEDVAYATSFLNNPGLCTRRSSLYLKVCNSRPQKSSKTSTQFLALILSTLFAAFLLAMLFAFIMIRVHRKRNHRLDSEWKFINFHKLNFTESNIVSGLKESNLIGSGGSGKVYRVAANGFGDVAVKRISNNRNSDQKLEKEFLAEIEILGTIRHLNIVKLLCCISNDNSKLLVYEYMEKRSLDQWLHSERKAKSASASVNHVALDWSKRLQIAVGAAQGLCYMHHDCSPPIVHRDVKSSNILLDSEFNAKIADFGLARMLVKQGELATVSAVAGSLGYIAPEYAQTVRVNEKIDVYSFGVVLLELTTGKAANYGDEDTCLAKWAWRHMQEGKPIVDVLDEEVKEPCYVDEMRDVFKLGVFCTSMLPSERPNMKEVVQILLGRNRRWVCGRKNMRHA; encoded by the exons ATGTCGGAAATAACCCCCATTGTCCTTTTAATTCACTTCCTCACCCTCATCCATTTCCTTCATGCAAACTCCCAATTTCATGATCAAGAACAAGCCGTTCTACTAAGACTGAAACAACACTGGCAAAATCCATTGTCTCTTGAGCAATGGACCCCATCAAACTCCTCTCATTGCACTTGGCCTGGAGTAGTCTGCACCGATAACTACATCACTCAACTCATCCTTGATAACAAGAACATCTCTGGAACTATCCCACCCTTTCTTTCAGACCTTAAGAACCTCACATTtctcaacttttctaataacaatATTATTGGAAAGTTCCCTGTGGCTGTACCTAACTTGTCCAAGTTGGAGATCTTAGACCTCTCTCAGAACTACATTGTTGGCACAATTCCTGATGATATTGACTGCTTGGCTCGCCTCTCATACCTTAACCTCTATGCAAATAACTTCTCTGGTAATATTCCAGCAGCCATCGGACTGTTACCAGAGCTAAGAACCCTCCGGCTTTATGACAATCAGTTTAACGGCACTTTCCCTCCAGAAATAGGCAACTTGTCTAAGCTTGAAGAGTTATCTATGGCTCACAATGGCTTTTCTCCATCAAGGTTGCATTCCAGTTTCACCCAGCTGAAGAAACTGAAGATGTTGTGGATTTCCGGAGCGAATTTGATTGGCGAGATTCCACAAATGATTGGAGAAATGGTGGCATTGGAGCACTTGGATTTATCCTCTAATAAACTAACTGGGAATATTCCTGGCAGTTTGTTCATGTTGCTGAATTTGAGAGTGCTATATCTTCACAAGAACAAATTATCTGAGGAAATTCCTCGGGTTGTTGAAGCTTTGAATTTGACTTCCGTCGATCTTTCGGTGAACAATCTGACTGGTACAATACCTTTTGATTTTGGGAAGCTTGACAAATTATCAGGTTTGAGTTTGTTCTCCAATCAGTTATCTGGTGAGATCCCAGAAGGCATCGGTCGTCTTCCGGCATTGAAAGATTTTAAGTTGTTTAGCAACAATTTATCAGGGTCAATCCCTCCAGATCTTGGGCGATACTCAGCCCTTGAACGCTTCGAGGTTTGTTCCAATAGGCTTACTGGGAACCTGCCTGAATATTTATGCCATGGAGGGAGCTTAAGAGGCGTGGTAGCTTTTGATAATAAGCTCGGTGGAGAGTTGCCAAAATCACTTGAGAATTGCAGTAGTTTGCTAGTTGTAAGAATGTCAAATAACGCATTTTTTGGCAATATTCCTGTTGGTTTATGGACAGCTTTAAATTTGCAACAACTGATGATAAGTGATAATTTGTTCACTGGAGAGCTTCCTAATGAAGTGTCAACTAGTCTTTCACGGCTCGAGATAAGTAACAACAAGTTCTCTGGGAGTGTTTCCATTGAAGGGAGTTCTTGGAGGAATCTGGTAGTCTTCAATGCGAGCAATAACCAATTTACTGGCACTATCCCTCTTGAATTAACCGCTCTTCCTAATCTGACGGTTCTTTTACTTGATAAGAACCAACTCACAGGAGCCCTTCCACCCAACATCATCTCATGGAAGTCACTAAATATTCTTAACCTAAGTCAAAATCATCTTTCTGGACAGATTCCTGAAAAGTTTGGTTTCCTAACCGACCTTGTCAAACTGGACTTATCAGATAatcaattttctggtaaaaTTCCACCACAACTTGGTTCTCTGAGGCTTGTTTTTCTCAATCTCTCTTCCAATAATCTCATGGGGAAAATCCCCACTGAGTATGAAGATGTTGCTTATGCCACTAGTTTCTTGAACAATCCTGGTCTTTGTACAAGAAGGTCATCCCTATACCTTAAGGTTTGCAATTCCAGACCtcaaaaatcaagcaaaactTCAACCCAATTCCTAGCCTTGATATTAAGTACTTTGTTTGCAGCCTTCCTGTTAGCGATGTTATTTGCATTCATCATGATCAGAGTTCACAGGAAGAGAAACCATAGATTGGATTCAGAATGGAAATTCATCAACTTCCATAAGTTGAATTTTACTGAATCAAACATAGTTTCAGGATTGAAAGAAAGCAACCTGATAGGAAGTGGTGGATCAGGAAAAGTATATCGTGTTGCTGCAAATGGATTTGGTGATGTAGCTGTGAAAAGAATATCGAATAACAGAAATTCAGACCAGAAACTTGAGAAGGAGTTCCTTGCGGAAATTGAGATACTGGGTACCATAAGGCATTTGAATATAGTGAAGTTGCTTTGTTGTATTTCCAATGATAACTCGAAACTTCTTGTTTACGAGTATATGGAGAAGCGTAGTCTTGATCAATGGCTGCATTCAGAGAGAAAGGCAAAAAGTGCATCGGCTTCAGTGAATCATGTTGCTTTGGACTGGTCCAAGAGGCTGCAGATTGCAGTGGGAGCTGCCCAGGGTCTGTGCTACATGCACCATGACTGCTCTCCTCCCATAGTACACCGAGATGTCAAGTCAAGCAATATACTGTTGGATTCTGAGTTCAACGCAAAAATCGCTGATTTTGGTTTAGCAAGGATGCTTGTTAAGCAGGGAGAACTTGCTACTGTGTCTGCTGTGGCTGGTTCTTTGGGTTACATAGCTCCAG AGTACGCTCAAACAGTTAGAGTGAATGAGAAGATTGATGTTTATAGCTTTGGAGTTGTCCTTCTTGAACTAACGACAGGGAAAGCAGCTAATTATGGTGACGAGGATACGTGCCTTGCCAAATGGGCATGGCGTCACATGCAAGAAGGAAAACCTATAGTCGATGTGTTAGATGAGGAGGTAAAGGAGCCTTGTTACGTGGATGAGATGAGAGATGTTTTCAAACTAGGGGTGTTTTGTACCAGCATGTTGCCTTCTGAAAGGCCTAACATGAAGGAGGTTGTGCAGATCTTACTTGGCAGGAACCGTCGATGGGTCTGTGGAAGGAAGAATATGAGACATGCATGA